A genome region from Colwellia sp. Arc7-D includes the following:
- a CDS encoding paraquat-inducible protein A, with translation MPDNLQTTEICQTQIQCLECALTVNIPILKEKQKAQCPRCGYTLSAIHRNANQRIIAFSITALIFLIASLPFKFLSFSANGLENHFDAITSFFVLIDNDYQLLALIEFLTIFAIPTVVLLSLIYLLIPMNKGLYPKHARKVLNMVFTLIPWSMVEIFLIGALVSLIKIISMAEIALGLSFYAFILFALSMTIVILHIDKRELYQLLAQVEKKHKIEIKQSKLGVDQVPSNAHALSVQKTWALLLTAVVFYIPANTFPIMTTHFFGQNEASTIIGGVILLWKSGSYPIAAIVFIASVIIPVAKILVLAWLNYSVQKQSHRLSLQRVKWYRMAEFVGRWSMIDVFVVIILASLIQLGPTMSITPGAATLAFSGLVIVTMLAAMSFEPQLIWNDRKKYE, from the coding sequence ATGCCAGACAATTTGCAAACCACTGAAATATGCCAAACACAGATCCAGTGCCTCGAATGTGCGCTGACTGTTAATATACCCATATTAAAAGAAAAGCAAAAAGCACAATGTCCTCGCTGTGGTTACACACTTAGTGCTATTCATCGCAATGCTAATCAACGTATTATTGCATTCTCAATAACCGCCTTAATCTTTTTAATAGCCTCTTTACCTTTTAAGTTTTTGTCATTCAGTGCTAATGGTTTAGAAAATCACTTCGACGCTATTACCAGTTTTTTTGTCTTAATAGATAATGATTATCAACTGTTAGCCTTAATTGAGTTTCTGACTATTTTTGCCATTCCAACCGTGGTGTTATTGTCATTAATTTATCTACTTATTCCCATGAATAAAGGTTTATACCCAAAACACGCGCGTAAAGTGTTAAACATGGTATTTACGCTAATACCTTGGAGTATGGTTGAAATTTTCCTCATTGGTGCGTTAGTAAGTTTAATTAAAATTATTTCCATGGCTGAAATCGCATTAGGTTTATCTTTTTATGCGTTCATACTTTTTGCATTATCGATGACTATCGTCATATTACATATTGATAAGCGTGAGCTATATCAACTATTAGCTCAGGTTGAAAAAAAACATAAGATTGAAATAAAACAAAGTAAGCTTGGTGTAGATCAAGTTCCCTCAAATGCGCATGCGTTAAGTGTACAAAAAACCTGGGCACTGCTGCTGACCGCGGTTGTATTCTATATACCTGCTAATACGTTTCCGATCATGACAACACACTTTTTTGGTCAAAACGAGGCCAGTACCATCATTGGTGGTGTAATTTTATTATGGAAAAGTGGCTCCTACCCTATAGCTGCCATTGTTTTTATTGCTAGCGTTATTATACCTGTGGCTAAAATATTAGTCCTGGCTTGGTTAAATTATAGTGTTCAAAAACAAAGTCATAGATTAAGCTTACAGAGAGTTAAATGGTATCGTATGGCAGAATTTGTTGGTCGATGGTCAATGATCGATGTTTTTGTCGTTATTATACTTGCGAGTTTAATTCAACTTGGACCGACTATGAGCATTACCCCCGGTGCCGCTACATTAGCTTTTTCAGGCTTAGTTATTGTTACTATGTTAGCCGCCATGAGTTTTGAACCTCAATTGATTTGGAATGATAGAAAAAAATATGAATGA
- the pqiB gene encoding intermembrane transport protein PqiB codes for MNDTQTPDATIKQIKTVSTIWFIPLIAVFIGCWMIYYQWSNAGSEITIHFSTAEGMEAGKTRIKSRNVDIGEVSQIELNKNGNGVIVTAKIKKSAEHFLVSDSMFWVVSPQISHAGISGLSTLISGVYIEIAPGKSENERYLFDALNSPPVTPAGTPGLHITLNSNDQFAYKKGDPIIYKGLTVGQFEDIYFNFEERIVYYNAFVKSPYHQLITSNTKFWDVSGLQLDLNSDGITVKTGNFETMLTNGVTFGIPKGMGIGEKIGERSYYDIYASYEEADDERYRRSIEFVVLVNDSIRGLSVGAPVEYKGIQIGKVISTNLIHSQPPEKLIEEDFKIPVLISLQPGRVGMPDNKKGEDLMRAQNMYWIEHGLKAVLRTGNILTGSLYVDLQHKKDQKITTIAKYGNYPIIPTNGDEFSQITAKAEQFIDNLNNIPLKNMSENANTLMLEITQTAQELQGVSQSLDKLLSQAEQTQVSAELSKALQGITTLTKDMSSGSKGYEELRTTLHTLNATMNELKPLLNQLKHKPNSLIFNSGETTEPTPTKLNGAQQ; via the coding sequence ATGAATGATACACAAACACCAGACGCGACAATAAAACAAATTAAAACAGTATCTACAATCTGGTTTATCCCGTTAATTGCTGTCTTTATTGGTTGCTGGATGATTTATTATCAATGGAGCAATGCAGGCTCAGAGATAACCATTCATTTTTCTACCGCTGAGGGCATGGAAGCAGGAAAAACAAGAATCAAATCACGTAATGTTGATATTGGAGAAGTGAGCCAAATTGAGCTAAATAAAAATGGTAATGGTGTCATTGTAACTGCAAAAATAAAAAAATCAGCTGAACACTTCCTTGTATCCGACAGTATGTTTTGGGTGGTTTCCCCGCAAATTTCTCATGCGGGCATATCAGGCCTAAGCACTTTAATTTCAGGTGTATATATCGAAATAGCACCCGGAAAAAGCGAAAACGAGCGTTACCTATTTGACGCGCTAAACTCTCCACCAGTTACACCAGCAGGTACGCCGGGCTTGCATATTACGCTCAATAGTAACGACCAGTTTGCTTATAAAAAAGGTGATCCTATTATCTATAAAGGGTTAACCGTCGGCCAATTTGAAGACATCTACTTTAACTTTGAAGAGCGTATTGTCTATTACAATGCTTTTGTTAAATCTCCATACCATCAACTTATCACCAGTAACACCAAGTTTTGGGATGTTAGCGGACTACAATTAGATTTAAATTCCGATGGTATAACCGTTAAAACTGGGAACTTTGAAACTATGTTAACCAATGGAGTAACATTTGGCATACCAAAAGGCATGGGCATAGGAGAGAAAATTGGTGAACGATCATATTATGATATTTACGCCAGCTATGAAGAGGCTGACGACGAACGCTATCGTCGCTCAATTGAATTTGTCGTACTTGTAAACGACTCAATCAGAGGCTTATCAGTTGGAGCACCAGTAGAATATAAAGGCATACAAATAGGTAAAGTGATATCCACTAATTTAATACACTCTCAACCACCAGAAAAACTAATAGAAGAAGACTTTAAAATCCCCGTACTTATTAGCTTGCAGCCTGGTAGAGTTGGAATGCCTGATAATAAAAAAGGTGAAGACCTAATGAGAGCGCAAAACATGTATTGGATTGAGCATGGTTTAAAAGCAGTTTTGCGAACAGGTAATATTCTAACAGGTAGTCTATACGTTGATTTACAGCATAAAAAAGATCAAAAAATCACAACAATAGCTAAATATGGTAACTACCCTATTATTCCAACTAACGGTGATGAGTTTTCACAAATCACCGCTAAAGCTGAACAGTTTATTGATAACCTAAATAATATCCCACTTAAAAACATGAGTGAGAATGCCAACACATTAATGCTAGAAATCACCCAAACAGCACAAGAATTACAAGGAGTAAGCCAAAGCCTTGATAAGTTACTGAGTCAAGCTGAGCAAACACAAGTAAGCGCAGAACTCAGTAAAGCCTTGCAAGGTATTACCACCTTAACAAAAGACATGTCTTCAGGCTCTAAAGGTTACGAAGAGTTACGCACCACCTTACACACACTAAACGCTACCATGAATGAATTAAAGCCATTGCTAAATCAATTAAAACATAAACCCAATAGCTTAATTTTCAATAGTGGTGAAACAACCGAGCCTACCCCTACAAAGCTTAATGGAGCGCAACAATGA